The Streptococcus respiraculi sequence CGGTCAATAATATTTTAGGAAAGAACGACTTTGATACAGAGCGTATCAAGACGGTGTTTAACTCAAAAAAGGTTACAGATCATCATGCGATTATCCCGACAGTAAGCTCGCTGAGTGAAGATTTATCAGGTTTTCCTGAGAGTGAAGCAAAGGTATATAGGCTTATTTTTAATAAGCTTCACGCAAGTGTGGGCTATCCATTAGTGGAAAACACAACAAAGATTGTAGTTTTATTTGACGGCTTTGAATTTACAAGTACCGGTAAGGTAATTAAAGATGAGGGGTTTAGCAAGTATTTGAAAGAATATATGACTAAAAAAAGTGGAGATATAGTTTTGCCGGATGTAAGTGTAGGGGATGTACTTGCTATTGAAAGTAAGGAAGTTAAAGAAAAATATACCCAACCTCCGAAGCACTTTACTGAAGATACGCTTCTAAAGTCTATGGAGATTGCAGGAAATGAAGCCTTAGAAAAAGGTGTAGAAGTGGAAAGAAAAGGACTTGGAACACCTGCAACAAGGGCAGGAATTATAGAAAATCTAATTTTTAAGGGATTTATAGAAAGGGATAAGAAAAATCTTATAGCTACACATAAAGGAATTAGCCTTGTAACGATTGTAGCTGATAATTTTAAGTCGGCGGAAACTACTGCAAAGTGGGAAATGGAGCTATCAGATATTGCTCAGGGGAAATCTTCAAAAGAGGATTTTTTAGAAGCGATTGAAAATGAGATAAAAGAAGCTGTTCTGACATATAGCAAATAAGTAGGGACTAATCTCAGAGTAGAAAAAATATCTTAAAAGTGCTATAATCTTTTGTAGGAAAAGTAGGGCGAAAGGAATTAGGCATGAAAGATATATTTATGGATACTGCTAAAGTTATGTCAAAAGGACAGGTTACTATTCCAAAGAGGATTAGAGAACTTTTGAATTTAGAAAATGGGGACTATGTTACTTTTGTAGTCAATAAAGATAGAGTTGAAATTCAAAATTCCAATGTTTTTATCGAAGAAAACATTAAGAAGTAAAGGTGGTGAAATGACTATATGACGATAGATGAAATAAAGAAGTTAATTCAAGTCGGAGAAAAGATAGATGTCGAATTTAAAGAATCAAAAAATGCTTTAACCAAAGATGTCTTTGATACAGTATGTTCTTTCAATAATAGAAATGGAGGACATATTTTACTTGGTGTAAATGATAAAAGAGAGATTGTTGGTGTTAGCAAAGACAAAGTTGATAAAGTGATTAAGGAATTTACTACGGCAATCAACAATTCGCAAAAGATGTATCCACCACTTTATTTGCTACCGGAAACTTTTGAAATTGAGGGAAAACAAGTTATTTATATCAGAGTTCCTGAAGGTTATCAGGTATGCAGACATAACGGAAGAATTTGGGATAGGTCTTATGAAGGAGACATCAATATCACGGACCATGCAGAACTTGTCTATAAGCTATATGCAAGAAAGCAAGGAAGCTATTTTGTGAATAAAGTATATCCGAATCTCGATATTGATTTTCTTGATGCTTCTGTCATTGATAAGGCTAAGAAAATGGCTGTTTCCCGAAATAAAAATCATGTTTGGAAAAATATGAGTAATGAGGAGCTTCTTAGAAGTGCAAATCTCATTCTGACAGATCCGGAAACAAAGCGTGAAGGAATTACATTAGCTGCTATTTTGTTATTTGGAAAAGACAACTCTATTATGTCCGTTCTTCCACAGCATAAAACTGATGCGATATTTAGAGTTGAAAACAAGGATAGATATGACGATAGAGATGTTGTCATAACAAATCTGATTGATAGCTATGACAGACTTATAGAATTTGGACAGAAGCATTTGAATGATTTATTTGTCTTGGACGGAATTGTAAATGTCAACGCAAGAGATAGGATACTCAGAGAAATAGTTTCCAATACGCTAGCTCATAGAGATTATTCAAGTGGTTTTCCTGCAAAGATGATTATTGACGATCAGAGGATTACGGTTGAAAACAGCAACTTGGCTCATGGAATGGGAGCTTTAGATTTGCAGAAGTTTGAGCCATTTCCCAAAAATCCTGCTATATCTAAAGTTTTCAGAGAAATAGGTCTTGCGGATGAACTTGGTTCAGGAATGCGAAATACCTACAAGTACACACAGCTTTATTCAGGAGAAAACCCGCTATTTGAGGAGGGGGATATATTCAGGACGATTATTCCTCTAAAGAAGATAGCGACACAAAAAGTTGGTGGAGGGAATGTCCCTCAAGATGTCCCTCAAGATGTCTCTCGAATGTCCCTCGAAGAAATTGAAAACATAATCAAAGATATGATTAAAGGGGACAATAGAGTGAGCCGTAAAGATATAGCTGTGGTATTAGGCGTTAGTGAAAAAACCATTACAAGATATATAAAAGACATTCCTAATATTAAGTATGTTGGTAAAGGGAAAAATGGTCATTGGGAATTGAATGAATAGAATTAAGTTGCAATACACAGAATCAAAAGGTGATTAGAGTAAAATCTAACCACCTTTTTTGTTTGGAAAAAAGAAGGAGGTAAAAATGCGAATAAATGATTTTCATAACATTTTGGAGCTTGTAAAACAAGATGTTTTGCGAAGTGAAGCAGAATACTTGAAGCTCTTAAAGGTTGTCGGAAATAATCAAAGATACGACTTTAGAAGTCAGTTAAGTATCTATGATAGAAATTCTGAAGCGACAGCCTGTGCCAAGTTCGACTATTGGAGGGAACGCTTTAACCGTACTGTTATGAGGGGACAAAAAGGTATCCCCATTTTAGAGGACTATGGCACATACAAAAAAGTGGCATATATATTTGATATAAGTCAGACGGTTTCAAGAAACAGGGATGTCAATGAGGTCAATCTTTGGAGATTTGATAAGGAAGCTCATAGGGATGTCTTAAAGGAAATGATAAAAAATGAGGGCTATGAGGAAAGTGAAAGCACCTTAGAAAATATCTTTTCTTTAAGCAGGCTTTACGGAGATGAAAAGATAGATAGCCTTATGAATGAGCTTAGAATAGCTGATGAAGATAGAATATCCTTTACTAAATTTGTGAGAGACTCAGTGAGTTATGCAGTAGCTTCAAGATTTAAGGTAGACTATCCTATGGATAATGAGCTTCTAAAGGAAAACTTTGCAATGCTTGATAGCATTTCCCTTATGAGCTTAGGTGAAACCGTATCGGATATTAGCGGAAAGATTATTGATGAAACCATTCAAAAAAGCAAAGAGCTTGAGCTTAAAAAAGAAGTTTTAAGAGGTAAAGAAGCAGGATATAATAGGATTAAAGAAGAAATTGCGAAAGGAGATAATGATGTACTTCGACGAGATGATCAGGAAAGAAATGAAAACGAGCGAGTTCTCAGAACTGGAGAGTACGGACGAGATAATAGAGAAAATCAGGGAGAATACGCTAAACAGCTTGGAGGAACAGACGGACTTCATAAGGGAGTATCCGAATCCGACCTACGCAGTGATGAGGCTCACTTACCTTTCACAGAGCGAGGAGCAGAGCTACTTCGAGATGTTAGTGGATTTATACAAAGAGAAGAAACTGACCAAGCACCTGATGGATATTCAGAAACAGGCGATAGAATTTATGAGAACGGAGAAGCCGAAACTAATGACAGCTTGGAAGATAGAGGACAAGAACGATCCGCAGTATGGGGCGATGATTTCAGCTCTGAAGGAAATGACGATCAAGGAAGTAGTGGAAATTTAAAAGATAATACGGAGGTAGAGATAAGAGAAGCTGATAAGGCTTCTTTTTCTTTACCCGAAAATTCATATGGACAGATGAGGCTTACCATTCCATTAACTCAGAGGGATATAGATACTGCCCTTATTAACGGAGGAAATCACGATGGAAGTAGACTTCCTGTTATTGCAGAGTTTTCTAAAGGAAAAAGTAATGGAGAATTGGGAGAATACCTCAAAGATAGATTTAGAGGAGGAAACGGATTTTACATTGATGAAAGAGAAGTATCTTCTTGGTATTCGGATAAAGGCATTCATTTAGCTTACGGTACATCGTCAAGAGAAGATGATACGCAAATTTTAAGTTGGAGTGATGCTGCAAAGAGGATAAATGAGCTTCTTGATAATGGGGAGTTTGCTACAAATGTAGAGATTTCTGAGGCTCTTGATTATGAAAGAGATAGGATTTCAGAGTCTTTATGGTATCTAACGCATGATTTAAGCGAAGAAGGACAAGGATATTTTGAACTATTGAAAACAAGTGGAAGAGGTTTTCTGGAAGAAACGAAAAGATTATCCGAAGCATTAAAAAATCCTGAATGTCTGAAAGAGATAATCAAAGAATACAGCAGGTTTTTAGAAGGATACAAAGAAAACAGAAATGTATTAAGGTTTCACTATCACAAGCTAGATAGCCTTTATCAGAAGTTGCAAGAACTTGAGCTGCCACGAAAGGAATATAGTACCAATCTGACAGAGCGTCCAAAAGTAAAGCCCTTTATTACAGAAGATGAAGTTCTTGAAAGCCTTTCAAGAGGAAGTGGTGTCGATAGGGGAAAAGAGAGAATTACAAAGTTTTTCAAAGAAAATCATACTTTGCAGGAAAAAGCCAATTTCTTAAAAGACGAATATGGCATCGGCGGAAGAAGTCATGCAGTATCAAGTGCAATGGGAAGTGATGAGTGGCATGATGCAAAGGGACTTAAATTACAGAAGAATGATTGTAATGATGTGTTCCTTACTTGGTCAAGTGTGGCAAAGCATATAGAGGAGCTGCTTTCTAAAAATCTTTATCTTGAAGAAAAGAAAACAGAAAGTAAGTCAGAGATAGAAGAAGCAAAAGCACCACAATATTATTCTAAAGATGATCCTGAAAATCTAATGACCGATGAAATGCTTGAAAGAGTCCCTGAGCTTTATTCACAGGAGGATGTAGCATTAGCTGACAAGCAAGTTCATGCTGCATATATCATTCCGTTTAGAAGTAATTGGACTTGGTATATGACGGAATATGACAGGGAAAGCGGTGATGCCTTTGGACTTGTGTTAGGATTTGAGCCTGAATGGGGATATTTCAATCTTGAAGAATTAAAGGAGTTAAATGCCCAGAGGCTAATTTTAGAAGATTTTCCAAAGACCTTTAGAGAACTTAAAGATACGGAACTTAAAAAGCAGATGGATGAGCAGGAGCTTCAAGCGATATTTAACGGAGAGCTTAGCTTTGAAGATAAAGAAGAACTTGAAATATCTGAAGAAGTAGAAGAAAGAGTAGCTGTAACACCTGTTCAAGGAACGCTATTTGATTACCTCAAAGAAAGAGAAGAAGTAGAGCTTAACGAAGAAAAGGAAAGCCTTTCAGATGAATTTGCAGTTAAAGAGGGCGATACCGTCTATTTTAATCATGAAGAATATACTGTAAGAGAGATTGCTAAAAATCAAATCACAGAAAGAAATGACTTATGGCTTGATCCGGTAAGAAGTGGAAACCATCAAATACCAATTGTAGCATTTGATGATAATGAGAGCTTATTAAAGCAGATAAGCATTGAAAGACCAAACTTTATCGTTGGAGACGAAGTTAAATACAAGGACAAAGCCTATACCATCACAAGATTTGATGATATGGGAAATAATCTAAAGACAGTAACGGTTAAGGATAATATGGAATATCTTGGCGGCATGATAACAGGCTCCGATGTAATTCCTTATCATCTTGAAATCGACCTTGAGAGGGTATTTGAAAATCTGACATATAAAAAGCCTGAAACTATTGTTAAAGAAAGTGAACTAAAGAAAGCAGAAGCTCATAACTTCAAGATTACGGAAGAAACACTGCCTGAAAAGTTATCTCCAAGTGAAAGATTAAATAATAACCTTGAAGCAATTTCCATGCTTAATCGAATTGAAAAAGGAGAGCGAGAGCTTGACAGTATCGCTCAGGAAGTTTTAGCAAATTATGTCGGATGGGGTGGACTTGCTGATGTATTTGACGAAAGTAAAGAGGGACAATGGGAAGTTGCAAGAAACTTCTTAAAAGAAAATTTATCACCAGCTGAATATGAAGCTGCAAGGGAGTCAACCTTAACAGCCTTTTATACACCGAAAACCGTTATTGACGGAGTGTATAGGACACTTACAGGTATGGGATTTAAGAGTGGAAATATACTTGAACCAAGTATGGGCATCGGAAACTTTATAGGAAATCTTCCTGATGAAATGAGTAGGTCTAAGTTTTATGGTGTAGAGCTTAATTCTATAAGCGGTAGGATTGGAAATCTACTATATCCTGAAAGTGATATACAGATTAAGGGACTTGAAGAAACTACCTTTTCCAATAACTTCTTTGATGTAGCAATCGGAAATGTTCCCTTTGGAGAATATAAGGTAAATGACAGGGAGTATAACAAAAATAACTTCCTGATCCACGATTATTTCTTCGCCAAGTCCATTGATAAAGTAAGAAATGGTGGTATTATCGCCTTTATCACATCAAGTGGCACAATGGATAAAAAGGATGAAAGTGTCAGACGATACCTTGCAGCAAGAGCAGAGTTTTTAGGGGCAATCAGACTTCCAAATGATACCTTTAAGGGCGTAGCCGGAACAGAAGTAACCTCAGATATTATATTCCTAAAGAAAAGGGACAGTATCAGAGAAAGAGATGAGGACTGGATCCACCTTGCTGAAGATGAAAATGGTCTTACCTATAACAAATACTTTGTAGATCATGCTGAGATGGTGCTTGGAAGTATGGAGGAAGTATCGGGAAGATTTGGAAATACCCTTGCTTGTCTACCGAAAGAAAATACGGACTTAAAGGAATTACTTGCAAAAGCAAGTGAAGAAATCTCTAAAGATGCAAAGTATGAAGAAATAGAGCTACTTGATGATGAAATCAGCACAATACCCGCAACGGACGATGTCAAGAATTTCTCCTACACCATTATTGATGATGAAGTGTATTACAGAGAAAACTCACTTTTCGTAAAGAAAGAAATAACGGATAAAAACAAGGAAAAGATTAAAGACTACCTTGAACTGAACAACGCCTTAAAGGATGTTATTTATAAGCAAAAGGAAGATTTTTCTGATGATGAAGTAAGGAAAGCTCAGGAGAAGTTAAATGAAGTTTATGACAGTTTTTCTAAAAAGCATGGGTATGTCAATAACCTTTCTAACACCAGAGCCTTAAAAGAAGATAGTAACTTCCCGCTTGTTTCCTCCATTGAAATTCTTGATGAAGAAGAAAACTTTAAGGCAAAGGGAGATATTTTCTCAAAAAGAACAATCACAAAGGCAAAGACAATCGACCATGTAGACACTTCCCTTGAAGCTCTTGTGTTATCTATATCTGAAAAAGGTTATGTGGACTTTGACTATATGGGAAGTCTTACAGGAAAAGACAGACCGACTTTGATAGAAGAACTTAGGGGAGAAATTTACCTAAATATCAGAGAGGAACAAAACTTTTATAGACCATTATCCTTTAACCCTGAAGATGGGGATTTACCTTTTGCTTGTGCAAATGGCAGCAATTCATATAAATATGGCTATGTAACAAAAGATGAGTACCTATCAGGAAATATCAGAGATAAGATTGCGATTGTTGACAGTTATCTTTCTAAGCTGAGACAAAAGGAAAGAGAGCTGCCTCATCTTGGCTATGCGGAAGATGGCAAAGAAAAAGAACTGATAAGCTATGAGATGAACCGATTGGAATACCAAAAGGCAGAGCTTACCAAAGTTTTACCAAAGGAGCTTGAAGCAAGTGAAATCAATGTAAGACTTGGTGCAACTTGGATACCGATAAAAGATATTGAAAAGTTTATCTTTGAAACACTGAAAACTCCGGGCTGGGCAAGATGGGATATTAAGGTTAAATTTTCAAATCTCACAAGCGAATGGAATATTGAGGGAAAAAGCAAAGACAGAGGAAATGACCTTGCTGAAATGACTTACGGTACATCAAGGGTAAGTGCCTATAAGCTGATTGAAGATGCCTTAAACCTTAAAGAAACAAAGGTATTTGACCAGATAGTAAATTCAGACGGCTCAAAAACTTCTGTGCTAAATAAAAAAGAAACCATGCTTGCAGGGCAAAAGCAGGAGCTTCTAAAAGAAGAATTTAAAAACTGGATATTTAACGATCAGGAAAGAAGAAACAGACTTGTAAAACTGTATAATGAGCGTTTTAACTCTATCCGAAATCGTGAGTATGACGGAAGTAAGCTATCTTTTGAGGGAATTAATACGAAAATAGATTTAAGACCTCATCAGAAAAATGCTATTGCAAGAAGTTTGTATGGTGGAAATACGCTGCTTGCTCATGTGGTAGGTAGTGGAAAGACTTTTGAAATGGTGGCTTCCGCAATGGAATCTAAAAGGCTTGGGATGTGTTCTAAGTCTTTATTTGTTGTACCGAATCACCTGACAGGTCAAATCGGTCGTGAGTTTATGCAGCTATATCCGTCGGCTAACATCATGGTGGCAGATAAAAAAGACTTTGAGCCGAAAAACCGTAAGCGTTTCATCGGTAGAATTGCGACGGGAGAATACGATGCCGTTGTTATCGGGCATACGCAATTTGAAAAAATTCCGATGAGTAAGAAATATCAGGAAAAGCATATTCAGGATCAGATTGATGAAATCATAAACTATGTTGAGGAATATAAGCATGATAGAAATCAGAACTTTACGGTAAAACAGCTTGAAAAGACAAAGAAAAAACTTGAAACAAGGCTTGAAAAATTAAATGATGATTTTAAGAAAGATGATGTCATAACCTTTGAGGAATTAGGCGTTGATAAGCTTTTTATCGACGAAGCACATGGCTACAAAAATCTCTATCTTTACACAAAAATGAGGAATGTAGCAGGTATTGGTCAGTCTGAAGCCTTTAAGTCTTCCGATATGTTTATGAAGTGTAGATACATGGACGAAATGACAGGTGGTAAAGGGATTGTCTTTGCCACAGGAACGCCTGTATCAAATTCTATGACTGAGCTTTATACTATGCAGCGTTATCTTCAGTATGAGAGCTTAAAGAAAAATAATCTGGAGCATTTTGATAGCTGGGCTTCTACCTTTGGT is a genomic window containing:
- a CDS encoding AbrB/MazE/SpoVT family DNA-binding domain-containing protein; the encoded protein is MKDIFMDTAKVMSKGQVTIPKRIRELLNLENGDYVTFVVNKDRVEIQNSNVFIEENIKK
- a CDS encoding helix-turn-helix domain-containing protein; its protein translation is MTIDEIKKLIQVGEKIDVEFKESKNALTKDVFDTVCSFNNRNGGHILLGVNDKREIVGVSKDKVDKVIKEFTTAINNSQKMYPPLYLLPETFEIEGKQVIYIRVPEGYQVCRHNGRIWDRSYEGDINITDHAELVYKLYARKQGSYFVNKVYPNLDIDFLDASVIDKAKKMAVSRNKNHVWKNMSNEELLRSANLILTDPETKREGITLAAILLFGKDNSIMSVLPQHKTDAIFRVENKDRYDDRDVVITNLIDSYDRLIEFGQKHLNDLFVLDGIVNVNARDRILREIVSNTLAHRDYSSGFPAKMIIDDQRITVENSNLAHGMGALDLQKFEPFPKNPAISKVFREIGLADELGSGMRNTYKYTQLYSGENPLFEEGDIFRTIIPLKKIATQKVGGGNVPQDVPQDVSRMSLEEIENIIKDMIKGDNRVSRKDIAVVLGVSEKTITRYIKDIPNIKYVGKGKNGHWELNE
- a CDS encoding helicase-related protein; amino-acid sequence: MRINDFHNILELVKQDVLRSEAEYLKLLKVVGNNQRYDFRSQLSIYDRNSEATACAKFDYWRERFNRTVMRGQKGIPILEDYGTYKKVAYIFDISQTVSRNRDVNEVNLWRFDKEAHRDVLKEMIKNEGYEESESTLENIFSLSRLYGDEKIDSLMNELRIADEDRISFTKFVRDSVSYAVASRFKVDYPMDNELLKENFAMLDSISLMSLGETVSDISGKIIDETIQKSKELELKKEVLRGKEAGYNRIKEEIAKGDNDVLRRDDQERNENERVLRTGEYGRDNRENQGEYAKQLGGTDGLHKGVSESDLRSDEAHLPFTERGAELLRDVSGFIQREETDQAPDGYSETGDRIYENGEAETNDSLEDRGQERSAVWGDDFSSEGNDDQGSSGNLKDNTEVEIREADKASFSLPENSYGQMRLTIPLTQRDIDTALINGGNHDGSRLPVIAEFSKGKSNGELGEYLKDRFRGGNGFYIDEREVSSWYSDKGIHLAYGTSSREDDTQILSWSDAAKRINELLDNGEFATNVEISEALDYERDRISESLWYLTHDLSEEGQGYFELLKTSGRGFLEETKRLSEALKNPECLKEIIKEYSRFLEGYKENRNVLRFHYHKLDSLYQKLQELELPRKEYSTNLTERPKVKPFITEDEVLESLSRGSGVDRGKERITKFFKENHTLQEKANFLKDEYGIGGRSHAVSSAMGSDEWHDAKGLKLQKNDCNDVFLTWSSVAKHIEELLSKNLYLEEKKTESKSEIEEAKAPQYYSKDDPENLMTDEMLERVPELYSQEDVALADKQVHAAYIIPFRSNWTWYMTEYDRESGDAFGLVLGFEPEWGYFNLEELKELNAQRLILEDFPKTFRELKDTELKKQMDEQELQAIFNGELSFEDKEELEISEEVEERVAVTPVQGTLFDYLKEREEVELNEEKESLSDEFAVKEGDTVYFNHEEYTVREIAKNQITERNDLWLDPVRSGNHQIPIVAFDDNESLLKQISIERPNFIVGDEVKYKDKAYTITRFDDMGNNLKTVTVKDNMEYLGGMITGSDVIPYHLEIDLERVFENLTYKKPETIVKESELKKAEAHNFKITEETLPEKLSPSERLNNNLEAISMLNRIEKGERELDSIAQEVLANYVGWGGLADVFDESKEGQWEVARNFLKENLSPAEYEAARESTLTAFYTPKTVIDGVYRTLTGMGFKSGNILEPSMGIGNFIGNLPDEMSRSKFYGVELNSISGRIGNLLYPESDIQIKGLEETTFSNNFFDVAIGNVPFGEYKVNDREYNKNNFLIHDYFFAKSIDKVRNGGIIAFITSSGTMDKKDESVRRYLAARAEFLGAIRLPNDTFKGVAGTEVTSDIIFLKKRDSIRERDEDWIHLAEDENGLTYNKYFVDHAEMVLGSMEEVSGRFGNTLACLPKENTDLKELLAKASEEISKDAKYEEIELLDDEISTIPATDDVKNFSYTIIDDEVYYRENSLFVKKEITDKNKEKIKDYLELNNALKDVIYKQKEDFSDDEVRKAQEKLNEVYDSFSKKHGYVNNLSNTRALKEDSNFPLVSSIEILDEEENFKAKGDIFSKRTITKAKTIDHVDTSLEALVLSISEKGYVDFDYMGSLTGKDRPTLIEELRGEIYLNIREEQNFYRPLSFNPEDGDLPFACANGSNSYKYGYVTKDEYLSGNIRDKIAIVDSYLSKLRQKERELPHLGYAEDGKEKELISYEMNRLEYQKAELTKVLPKELEASEINVRLGATWIPIKDIEKFIFETLKTPGWARWDIKVKFSNLTSEWNIEGKSKDRGNDLAEMTYGTSRVSAYKLIEDALNLKETKVFDQIVNSDGSKTSVLNKKETMLAGQKQELLKEEFKNWIFNDQERRNRLVKLYNERFNSIRNREYDGSKLSFEGINTKIDLRPHQKNAIARSLYGGNTLLAHVVGSGKTFEMVASAMESKRLGMCSKSLFVVPNHLTGQIGREFMQLYPSANIMVADKKDFEPKNRKRFIGRIATGEYDAVVIGHTQFEKIPMSKKYQEKHIQDQIDEIINYVEEYKHDRNQNFTVKQLEKTKKKLETRLEKLNDDFKKDDVITFEELGVDKLFIDEAHGYKNLYLYTKMRNVAGIGQSEAFKSSDMFMKCRYMDEMTGGKGIVFATGTPVSNSMTELYTMQRYLQYESLKKNNLEHFDSWASTFGETQSAFELSPEGTGYRVKTRFSKFYNLPELMSMFKEVADIQTADMLNLPTPEAHYEVIKTLPSEEQKEILKSLSERADDVRNRVVEPDEDNMLKITNDGKKLALDQRLINPLLPDNPDSKVNVCVKNVFAIWDKTKEDRSTQLLFSDMSTPKGDGEFNIYDDIRDKLVAMGIPKEEIAFIHEANSDKQKDELFAKVRKGDVRILLGSTQKMGAGTNVQNKLIALHDLDVPWRPADLEQRAGRIVRQGNENKEVNIYRYVTENTFDAYLWQTIENKQKFISQIMTSKTPVRVAEDVDESSLNYAEIKALATGDPKIKEKMDLDNEVTKLKMLEVNYKSNRYRLEDKVAKNYPEEIARTEKLIEAIKKDISEIEPQGEGENKFTSITIKGEKIFDKKIAGEKLLEAIKTVKINESKIIGKYRNMDLEVSYNFFTNAHDFSLNGVVKHSGELGTSADGNITRLDNALEKMPEKLKRLEEKLTSTKEQLENAKEELKKPFEKADELKSKVLRLAELNKLLDMGDVEEKRNDNPLVEDVKRAIIDFCNREYEENHSYDEFDALYPDLKHIGIAYTNTPDERHSIQYELNLEEKTWTQYIDDTPIKTESFDYENKGENEALRNMKNEIELSSFEDLTYVDSENLKVALGLDIDDEGNFYDPLAKDLDNDGISDRYDNDFKDSDYFESTFDVEDNVHSKGETTQKSEDKPSILGQIRAYQNESKAEEKQITKEQEYVR